One segment of Cydia amplana chromosome 16, ilCydAmpl1.1, whole genome shotgun sequence DNA contains the following:
- the LOC134655368 gene encoding uncharacterized protein K02A2.6-like produces MFMPLPTPSCMRKMRAVKTVTSSRFSEVFADGLGRFTGGKVSIHLRADARPVFLRARPLAYALREPVERALEQLVRDGVLTPVDRSDWATPIVPVVKKDGNIRICADFKMTLNRVLEVDRYPLPRVEDLLARLHGGERFSKIDLSQAYAQFELDESRKYTVINTHKGLFMYNRLVYGLSSSPGVFQRHLEQLFADLPHVGVFLDDVIITGSNTEAHVDNLYKVFERLQAHGLRVRKDKCAFFEESINYLGHVISKEGVHTCPDKIRAIVNTPAPSNVSEVRAFVGMIMYYAKFIKNVSTLLTPLYNLLKAGTKFVWSASCQEAFVKVKQVLTSSEVLVHYSGSLPLVLTSDASGVGIGCVISHLTPEGERPVAYASRTLTSAERAYAQIDREALALVYGIRKFHQYLYGRKFILRTDHKPLTYIFGDKVGIPVMAASRLQRWAILLSGYNYDIEYVPSSKNCADALSRLPQGGQDQKQNHEVTYLNFVEDFLPVTNEQVKSATSRDVTLSRVLAYVQSGWPTSCQEEEIKPFLLRRNEMYVDRGCLMWGYRVVVPAILREAVLKQLHISHMGIVKTKALARSYVWWPNIDADVEAQCRQCETCAAEAPAPAHAPPSPWPYSTHVWSRLHIDFLGPFQGKTFLVLIDSSSKWLEIFEMSRTNAGAVIKELRATFARFGLPRELVSDQGPPFTSNEFKHFLAANGIKQSFSPIYHPASNGAAENAVKLCKRAISKAIRERTDVDAALQTYLMAYRNSIHSTTGESPAMLLQRRSLRSRLDLLRSESALEKRVSAAQQRQVENAGGTQRHFRPGDAVWARDYTGNDKWVRGTVLGAEGSRRYTLDSGSGRSVLRHVDQIRRRSRLSTVPCPEELNETTERSPGAGDDVARSSQQTEVGEANSQLSQKEEVTSNETSETNVACVPPPRPSPPPQRRSPLNLRPLPNRIRKLEID; encoded by the exons ATGTTCATGCCATTGCCGACACCGTCTTGTATGAGGAAAATGCGTGCAGTGAAGACAGTGACGAG TTCCAGATTCTCTGAAGTGTTTGCGGACGGCCTGGGGCGGTTCACCGGCGGCAAGGTCAGCATCCACCTGCGTGCGGATGCCCGGCCTGTGTTCCTGCGCGCGCGCCCCCTGGCGTACGCGCTGCGCGAGCCGGTGGAGCGCGCGCTGGAGCAGCTGGTGCGCGACGGCGTGCTCACCCCCGTCGACCGCTCCGACTgggccacgcctatcgtgccgGTCGTTAAAAAAGACGGTAACATACGTATCTGCGCTGATTTTAAAATGACTTTGAACCGGGTTTTAGAGGTTGACCGTTATCCGCTACCTAGGGTGGAGGATTTATTGGCACGTTTACATGGGGGGGAGCGTTTCAGCAAGATTGATCTTTCGCAGGCCTACGCACAGTTTGAGCTCGATGAATCTAGAAAATATACGGTAATAAATACTCACAAGGGGTTATTTATGTACAACCGCTTAGTGTACGGCCTGTCATCTAGCCCCGGCGTATTCCAAAGACATCTAGAACAATTATTTGCTGACCTGCCGCACGTGGGCGTATTTCTGGATGACGTCATTATTACGGGTAGTAATACGGAAGCCCACGTCGACAACTTATATAAAGTATTTGAGCGATTGCAGGCACATGGTTTGCGGGTCAGAAAAGATAAGTGCGCGTTCTTTGAAGAATCGATCAATTATTTGGGGCATGTCATTAGCAAGGAGGGTGTCCACACGTGTCCGGATAAGATTAGGGCCATCGTGAATACCCCGGCACCCAGCAACGTGTCGGAGGTTCGAGCGTTCGTGGGTATGATAATGTATTACGCGAAGTTTATAAAAAACGTTAGTACGTTGCTTACAccattgtataatttgttaaaggcCGGAACCAAATTTGTTTGGAGCGCGAGTTGTCAGGAGGCGTTCGTCAAGGTCAAACAAGTGTTGACTTCGAGTGAAGTTTTGGTGCACTATTCGGGTTCTCTGCCGTTAGTTCTGACATCAGACGCATCCGGGGTGGGGATAGGTTGTGTTATATCACACCTCACGCCAGAGGGCGAGCGACCGGTGGCTTACGCGTCGCGTACTCTTACCTCGGCCGAGCGTGCGTACGCGCAGATTGATAGGGAAGCGCTAGCCTTAGTGTACGGTATACGGAAATTTCACCAATATTTATACGGTCGTAAATTTATATTGAGGACAGATCACAAGCCGCTCACATACATCTTTGGTGATAAAGTAGGCATTCCGGTGATGGCGGCGTCCCGTTTGCAGCGCTGGGCGATTTTGTTGTCAGGATATAATTACGATATTGAATACGTACCTTCAAGTAAAAACTGTGCTGATGCGTTATCGAGGCTGCCGCAAGGAGGTCAAGATCAGAAACAAAATCATGAGGTGACTTACCTTAATTTTGTGGAAGATTTTTTACCTGTAACTAACGAGCAAGTTAAGTCGGCTACGTCACGTGACGTAACTTTAAGTAGGGTGTTGGCTTATGTGCAGTCGGGCTGGCCGACATCGTGTCAAGAGGAAGAGATCAAACCTTTCCTATTAAGGCGCAACGAGATGTATGTAGACCGAGGCTGCTTAATGTGGGGTTACCGGGTGGTGGTACCAGCAATTTTGAGGGAAGCAGTTCTCAAGCAGCTTCACATTAGTCATATGGGCATAGTAAAGACTAAGGCCTTAGCCCGTAGTTACGTGTGGTGGCCCAATATTGACGCCGATGTGGAAGCACAGTGTAGGCAGTGTGAGACATGTGCCGcggaggcgccggcgccggcgcatgCACCTCCAAGCCCTTGGCCATACTCAACCCACGTCTGGAGTAGGCTACACATAGACTTTTTGGGTCCATTTCAGGGAAAAACGTTCTTAGTACTAATAGATTCGAGTTCAAAGTGGCTGGAAATATTCGAAATGTCTAGGACGAACGCAGGGGCAGTAATTAAAGAATTAAGAGCAACTTTCGCGCGTTTTGGGTTGCCAAGAGAATTAGTATCGGACCAAGGTCCGCCGTTCACAAGTAATGAATTCAAACATTTCCTTGCAGCTAATGGCATAAAACAGTCTTTCTCTCCAATATACCATCCAGCATCGAACGGGGCCGCGGAAAATGCTGTCAAATTATGTAAACGTGCGATTAGCAAGGCTATTAGAGAGCGTACCGATGTCGACGCGGCACTGCAGACTTATCTCATGGCATACAGGAATAGCATACATAGCACAACAGGGGAGAGTCCGGCCATGCTTTTACAGCGGAGGTCGTTACGTTCACGGTTAGATTTGCTTCGCAGCGAGAGTGCGTTGGAGAAACGGGTTAGTGCGGCTCAGCAGCGGCAGGTCGAAAACGCAGGCGGTACGCAACGTCACTTCCGTCCTGGGGACGCGGTTTGGGCTCGCGATTATACCGGTAACGATAAATGGGTTAGAGGTACTGTGCTGGGGGCCGAAGGTTCGCGGAGATACACCTTAGATAGCGGAAGCGGTAGATCGGTTCTTAGGCATGTTGATCAAATCAGACGGAGATCTAGATTATCGACTGTACCTTGCCCCGAAGAGCTCAACGAGACTACCGAGCGGTCGCCAGGGGCTGGGGACGACGTCGCACGCTCCAGCCAGCAGACGGAAGTGGGCGAGGCAAACTCGCAGCTTTCCCAAAAGGAAGAAGTAACAAGTAATGAAACTAGTGAGACAAATGTGGCTTGTGTGCCTCCCCCACGCCCGTCTCCTCCGCCACAGCGGCGATCCCCGCTGAACCTCAGGCCTTTACCGAACCGAATCCGTAAGCTAGAGATAGATTAA